A genomic window from Vitis riparia cultivar Riparia Gloire de Montpellier isolate 1030 chromosome 16, EGFV_Vit.rip_1.0, whole genome shotgun sequence includes:
- the LOC117932947 gene encoding uncharacterized protein LOC117932947: MSSAVVAGTSSSCSAAFTRTHSIKPSSTPPPKPLTPSQSQKTTFQGLSLQDAKRGFSNSVLAADSRSSFASVRRGLEITARTAGAAKNIEVEVDKPLGLTLGQKSGGGVVITAVEGGGNAAKAGLKAGDQVLYTSSFFGDELWPADKLGFTKTAIQAKPDSVYFVVSRGAEVDVKRLPKRPAPPRFGRKLTEAQKARATHICLDCGFIYTLTKPFEEQSDAYVCPQCSAPKKRFTRYDVVTGKPIGGGLPPIGVIIGLLAGVGAVGALLVYGLQ; the protein is encoded by the exons ATGTCATCAGCTGTGGTTGCAGGAACTTCATCTTCTTGCTCTGCTGCATTCACCAGGACCCACTCCATCAAACCCTCTTCGACCCCACCTCCAAAGCCACTCACACCTTCACAATCCCAG AAAACCACTTTCCAGGGGCTCTCTCTTCAAGATGCCAAAAGGGGTTTCTCCAATTCCGTGTTGGCTGCTGACAGTAGGAGCAGTTTTGCCTCTGTGAGAAGGGGTCTTGAGATCACTGCAAGAACTGCTGGGGCTGCTAAGAACATTGAGGTTGAGGTTGACAAGCCACTGGGCCTCACCTTGGGCCAAAAGTCTGGTGGTGGAGTGGTTATCACC GCAGTGGAAGGGGGTGGCAATGCAGCAAAAGCTGGACTCAAGGCAGGGGACCAAGTACTCTACACCAGCAGCTTCTTTGGGGATGAACTTTGGCCTGCGGATAAGCTGGGGTTTACCAAAACTGCCATCCAAGCAAAGCCAGACTCTGTCTACTTTGTTGTTAGCAG AGGTGCAGAGGTAGATGTAAAAAGACTGCCAAAACGACCAGCTCCTCCCCGTTTTGGAAGGAAGCTGACTGAAGCACAGAAG GCTAGAGCAACTCACATATGTCTTGACTGTGGATTCATATACACCTTAACAAAACCTTTTGAAGAGCAG TCCGACGCTTATGTATGCCCACAATGCTCAGCACCAAAGAAGAGATTCACACGATATGATGTGGTAACTGGAAAACCGATCGGTGGAGGCTTGCCTCCCATAGGGGTCATCATAGGGCTTCTGGCTGGTGTTGGAGCAGTTGGAGCATTGCTGGTTTATGGTCTTCAATGA